A region of Lepeophtheirus salmonis chromosome 13, UVic_Lsal_1.4, whole genome shotgun sequence DNA encodes the following proteins:
- the LOC121128687 gene encoding tetratricopeptide repeat protein 14 isoform X1 — MEVMNEELFSKAVKHHGHRLLSFLEGHPILSSLGNVKDMPFEAGRSKTLSTAEIGRNLCLNEFIAQNTTALFSTQNSCIASSVSPRGFFRDPNLVGITPPLEAYLDTPSENRLNKFFDSVANHDLLLCRIRSRRSTELLLYVESFALGNKSRVLHDLFIKAYCPVQEIPSGFNDFGSALLLVYVIEVNHKNSSLTVGMNPPPELFNGIRFGSIEPSSDLNIVHRITLQDQNGHPSSYKSILEQSSGFKNPSNVEYLANELGLSSKTSSLLPSLRHKYNDNFYAKALRARQAHRWAFKSVESGIRYLKSGNNIEAFQCLNQAINIDPQNVEGLVARGALFANLGKYEKAVVDFEKALIEDPFHKNAKQYMCETLMAIGKNQETKNKSEEAIQTYKKVLNYYPNHSYASNSISSLQNSPNTRKDNPVPSSSQVPMSSSYQTKTKSVSDEEYERKVTSFLERTQCKDKKQSSRSNSKKYYSEIEPSPMSKVSSSLKSPTSTYSISNRHNDDSSDSNSPSPPQKKGPLIKRFNSMGDDSFNSIRADRYLTEERISQNADASFLTKEKTRNLTVYESDSSSSRVRSRSRSGSSSRSRYSTSRKRNHRGSRSRSSSRQTYSCERKRKKISRCRLEGSPSRSREGSRHRESRSRSRKERKRCSQSLTKSTIEDDLMGIRDETMRIEKEREEIENRKIRFMKSMRKEDGGYLSPNSIIPGQSNLEDVVAFVDQKRRDKMDKLKKNYS, encoded by the exons ATGGAGGTTATGAACGAGGAGCTCTTTAGTAAGGCCGTTAAACATCACGGACACCGACTGCTGTCTTTTCTTGAGGGACATCCCATTCTTTCAAGCTTAGGAAATGTGAAGGATATGCCTTTTGAAGCAGGTAGAAGCAAGACGCTCTCGACTGCAGAAATAGGAAGGAACTTGTGTTTGAATGAATTTATTGCTCAAAACACGACTGCTCTTTTCTCGACGCAAAATTCGTGTATTGCCTCCAGCGTGTCCCCTAGGGGATTCTTCAGAGATCCTAACTTGGTTGGAATCACTCCACCCTTAGAAGCCTACCTCGACACTCCTTCAGAGAATCgtctcaataaattttttgatagcgTTGCAAACCACGATCTACTTCTTTGTAGAATTCGATCAAGGAGAAGCACTGAACTCTTGTTATATGTAGAATCCTTTGCCTTGGGGAATAAATCCCGCGTTCTCCATGATTTATTCATCAAAGCCTACTGCCCTGTACAAGAAATACCTTCTGGTTTCAATGACTTTGGATCAGCCTTGCTCCTTGTTTATGTTATAgaagtaaatcataaaaattcTTCCTTAACGGTTGGAATGAATCCACCCCCAGAATTATTTAATGGTATACGCTTTGGCAGTATAGAACCTTCCTCTGATTTAAATATAGTCCACAGAATAACTCTTCAAGATCAAAACGGTCATCCATCTTCCTATAAGTCAATATTAGAGCAAAGCTCTGGATTTAAAAACCCTTCTAATGTAGAATACTTGGCCAATGAACTAGGACTATCATCTAAAACTTCTTCTTTGTTACCTAGTTTAAGACATAAgtacaatgataatttttatgcCAAAGCTTTAAGGGCAAGACAAGCTCATCGTTGGGCCTTTAAAAGCGTTGAATCTGGAATTAGATATCTAAAATCTGGAAATAACATTGAAGCCTTTCAGTGTTTGAATCAAGCCATCAATATTGATCCACAAAATGTAGAAGGATTGGTGGCTCGAGGGGCACTATTTGCGAATCTGGGTAAGTACGAAAAAGCTGTCgttgattttgaaaaagctCTCATTGAAGatccttttcataaaaatgcaAAACAATATATGTGTGAGACTCTCATGGCAATAGGAAAGAATCAAGAGACTAAGAATAAAAGCGAAGAGGCCattcaaacatataaaaaagtccttaattactaTCCAAACCATTCATATGCATCTAACTCCATCAGTTCATTGCAGAATTCTCCTAATACTAGAAAAGATAATCCAGTCCCATCCAGTAGTCAAGTTCCTATGTCCAGTagttatcaaacaaaaacaaaatctgTGTCAGATGAAGAATATGAACGCAAGGTCACGTCATTTCTCGAGCGAACTCAGTGTAAGGATAAAAAGCAAAGCTCTCGATCtaattcgaaaaaatattattctgaaaTAGAGCCTTCACCCATGTCAAAAGTATCATCGAGCTTAAAATCACCAACTAGTACATATTCAATATCTAATAGACATAATGATGATTCAAGTGACTCAAACTCTCCTTCACCTCCACAAAAAAAAGGTCCCTTAATAAAAAGATTCAATTCTATGGGAGACGATAGTTTCAATAGCATCAGAG CAGATAGGTATTTGACGGAAGAGCGAATATCTCAAAATGCGGATGCCTCATTTTTGaccaaagaaaaaacaagaaaccTCACTGTATATG AGTCAGATTCATCTAGTTCCAGAGTTCGCTCACGAAGCAGGTCTGGAAGCTCGTCAAG GAGCCGTTACTCTACATCCAGAAAAAGAAATCATCGGGGAAGTAGAAGTCGTTCTTCAAGTCGTCAAACGTACAGCTGTGAacggaagagaaaaaaaataagtcgtTGTCGATTGGAAGGTAGTCCTTCTAGGTCTAGAGAGGGAAGTCGTCACAGGGAAAGCAGAAGTCGCTCTAGAAAGGAACGTAAACGATGTAGTCAATCCCTTACAAAAAGTACCATAGAAGATGACTTGATGG GTATAAGAGACGAAACAATGCGGATAGAAAAGGAAAGAGAGGagatagaaaatagaaaaattcgCTTCATGAAATCCATGAGGAAGGAAGATGGTGGATATCTTAGTCCAAATAGTATAATTCCTGGACAGTCTAACTTAGAAGATGTCGTCGCATTTGTGGATCAAAAGAGAAGAGACAAGATGGATAAATTGAAGAAGAACTACTCGTAG
- the LOC121128687 gene encoding tetratricopeptide repeat protein 14 isoform X3, with protein sequence MNEELFSKAVKHHGHRLLSFLEGHPILSSLGNVKDMPFEAGRSKTLSTAEIGRNLCLNEFIAQNTTALFSTQNSCIASSVSPRGFFRDPNLVGITPPLEAYLDTPSENRLNKFFDSVANHDLLLCRIRSRRSTELLLYVESFALGNKSRVLHDLFIKAYCPVQEIPSGFNDFGSALLLVYVIEVNHKNSSLTVGMNPPPELFNGIRFGSIEPSSDLNIVHRITLQDQNGHPSSYKSILEQSSGFKNPSNVEYLANELGLSSKTSSLLPSLRHKYNDNFYAKALRARQAHRWAFKSVESGIRYLKSGNNIEAFQCLNQAINIDPQNVEGLVARGALFANLGKYEKAVVDFEKALIEDPFHKNAKQYMCETLMAIGKNQETKNKSEEAIQTYKKVLNYYPNHSYASNSISSLQNSPNTRKDNPVPSSSQVPMSSSYQTKTKSVSDEEYERKVTSFLERTQCKDKKQSSRSNSKKYYSEIEPSPMSKVSSSLKSPTSTYSISNRHNDDSSDSNSPSPPQKKGPLIKRFNSMGDDSFNSIRADRYLTEERISQNADASFLTKEKTRNLTVYESDSSSSRVRSRSRSGSSSRSRYSTSRKRNHRGSRSRSSSRQTYSCERKRKKISRCRLEGSPSRSREGSRHRESRSRSRKERKRCSQSLTKSTIEDDLMGIRDETMRIEKEREEIENRKIRFMKSMRKEDGGYLSPNSIIPGQSNLEDVVAFVDQKRRDKMDKLKKNYS encoded by the exons ATGAACGAGGAGCTCTTTAGTAAGGCCGTTAAACATCACGGACACCGACTGCTGTCTTTTCTTGAGGGACATCCCATTCTTTCAAGCTTAGGAAATGTGAAGGATATGCCTTTTGAAGCAGGTAGAAGCAAGACGCTCTCGACTGCAGAAATAGGAAGGAACTTGTGTTTGAATGAATTTATTGCTCAAAACACGACTGCTCTTTTCTCGACGCAAAATTCGTGTATTGCCTCCAGCGTGTCCCCTAGGGGATTCTTCAGAGATCCTAACTTGGTTGGAATCACTCCACCCTTAGAAGCCTACCTCGACACTCCTTCAGAGAATCgtctcaataaattttttgatagcgTTGCAAACCACGATCTACTTCTTTGTAGAATTCGATCAAGGAGAAGCACTGAACTCTTGTTATATGTAGAATCCTTTGCCTTGGGGAATAAATCCCGCGTTCTCCATGATTTATTCATCAAAGCCTACTGCCCTGTACAAGAAATACCTTCTGGTTTCAATGACTTTGGATCAGCCTTGCTCCTTGTTTATGTTATAgaagtaaatcataaaaattcTTCCTTAACGGTTGGAATGAATCCACCCCCAGAATTATTTAATGGTATACGCTTTGGCAGTATAGAACCTTCCTCTGATTTAAATATAGTCCACAGAATAACTCTTCAAGATCAAAACGGTCATCCATCTTCCTATAAGTCAATATTAGAGCAAAGCTCTGGATTTAAAAACCCTTCTAATGTAGAATACTTGGCCAATGAACTAGGACTATCATCTAAAACTTCTTCTTTGTTACCTAGTTTAAGACATAAgtacaatgataatttttatgcCAAAGCTTTAAGGGCAAGACAAGCTCATCGTTGGGCCTTTAAAAGCGTTGAATCTGGAATTAGATATCTAAAATCTGGAAATAACATTGAAGCCTTTCAGTGTTTGAATCAAGCCATCAATATTGATCCACAAAATGTAGAAGGATTGGTGGCTCGAGGGGCACTATTTGCGAATCTGGGTAAGTACGAAAAAGCTGTCgttgattttgaaaaagctCTCATTGAAGatccttttcataaaaatgcaAAACAATATATGTGTGAGACTCTCATGGCAATAGGAAAGAATCAAGAGACTAAGAATAAAAGCGAAGAGGCCattcaaacatataaaaaagtccttaattactaTCCAAACCATTCATATGCATCTAACTCCATCAGTTCATTGCAGAATTCTCCTAATACTAGAAAAGATAATCCAGTCCCATCCAGTAGTCAAGTTCCTATGTCCAGTagttatcaaacaaaaacaaaatctgTGTCAGATGAAGAATATGAACGCAAGGTCACGTCATTTCTCGAGCGAACTCAGTGTAAGGATAAAAAGCAAAGCTCTCGATCtaattcgaaaaaatattattctgaaaTAGAGCCTTCACCCATGTCAAAAGTATCATCGAGCTTAAAATCACCAACTAGTACATATTCAATATCTAATAGACATAATGATGATTCAAGTGACTCAAACTCTCCTTCACCTCCACAAAAAAAAGGTCCCTTAATAAAAAGATTCAATTCTATGGGAGACGATAGTTTCAATAGCATCAGAG CAGATAGGTATTTGACGGAAGAGCGAATATCTCAAAATGCGGATGCCTCATTTTTGaccaaagaaaaaacaagaaaccTCACTGTATATG AGTCAGATTCATCTAGTTCCAGAGTTCGCTCACGAAGCAGGTCTGGAAGCTCGTCAAG GAGCCGTTACTCTACATCCAGAAAAAGAAATCATCGGGGAAGTAGAAGTCGTTCTTCAAGTCGTCAAACGTACAGCTGTGAacggaagagaaaaaaaataagtcgtTGTCGATTGGAAGGTAGTCCTTCTAGGTCTAGAGAGGGAAGTCGTCACAGGGAAAGCAGAAGTCGCTCTAGAAAGGAACGTAAACGATGTAGTCAATCCCTTACAAAAAGTACCATAGAAGATGACTTGATGG GTATAAGAGACGAAACAATGCGGATAGAAAAGGAAAGAGAGGagatagaaaatagaaaaattcgCTTCATGAAATCCATGAGGAAGGAAGATGGTGGATATCTTAGTCCAAATAGTATAATTCCTGGACAGTCTAACTTAGAAGATGTCGTCGCATTTGTGGATCAAAAGAGAAGAGACAAGATGGATAAATTGAAGAAGAACTACTCGTAG
- the Arf4 gene encoding ADP-ribosylation factor 4 — protein MGLTVSSLFSRLFGKKQMRILMVGLDAAGKTTILYKLKLGEIVTTIPTIGFNVETVEYKNICFTVWDVGGQDKIRPLWRHYFQNTQGIIFVVDSNDRERIFEAREELQKMLQEDELRDAHLLVFANKQDLPEAMNAAELTDKMGLNDLRSRKWYIQATCATQGNGLYEGLDWLSNELSKS, from the exons ATGGGATTGACAGTATCTAGTTTATTCTCTCGCCTCTTTGGAAAGAAGCAAATGAGGATTTTAATGGTTGGGTTGGATGCCGCCGGTAAAACGACCATTCTTTACAAATTGAAGCTTGGAGAAATCGTAACGACGATCCCCACCATTG gtTTCAATGTTGAGACTGTGGAATACAAAAACATTTGCTTCACTGTTTGGGACGTTGGCGGCCAAGACAAAATCCGTCCTCTCTGGagacattattttcaaaatacacaAGGAATTATCTTCGTTGTGGACTCCAACGATAGAGAGCGCATCTTTGAGGCCCGCGAAGAACTACAGAAAATG TTGCAAGAAGATGAGTTAAGAGACGCTCATTTACTCGTATTCGCTAACAAGCAAGATTTGCCGGAGGCTATGAATGCTGCTGAATTGACAGATAAGATGGGTTTGAATGATTTAAGGAGCAGAAAGTGGTATATCCAAGCAACATGCGCTACTCAAGGAAATGGATTGTATGAGGGATTGGACTGGTTGTCAAATGAATTGTCCAAGTCCTAA
- the LOC121128687 gene encoding tetratricopeptide repeat protein 14 isoform X4, translating into MNEELFSKAVKHHGHRLLSFLEGHPILSSLGNVKDMPFEAGRSKTLSTAEIGRNLCLNEFIAQNTTALFSTQNSCIASSVSPRGFFRDPNLVGITPPLEAYLDTPSENRLNKFFDSVANHDLLLCRIRSRRSTELLLYVESFALGNKSRVLHDLFIKAYCPVQEIPSGFNDFGSALLLVYVIEVNHKNSSLTVGMNPPPELFNGIRFGSIEPSSDLNIVHRITLQDQNGHPSSYKSILEQSSGFKNPSNVEYLANELGLSSKTSSLLPSLRHKYNDNFYAKALRARQAHRWAFKSVESGIRYLKSGNNIEAFQCLNQAINIDPQNVEGLVARGALFANLGKYEKAVVDFEKALIEDPFHKNAKQYMCETLMAIGKNQETKNKSEEAIQTYKKVLNYYPNHSYASNSISSLQNSPNTRKDNPVPSSSQVPMSSSYQTKTKSVSDEEYERKVTSFLERTQCKDKKQSSRSNSKKYYSEIEPSPMSKVSSSLKSPTSTYSISNRHNDDSSDSNSPSPPQKKGPLIKRFNSMGDDSFNSIRDRYLTEERISQNADASFLTKEKTRNLTVYESDSSSSRVRSRSRSGSSSRSRYSTSRKRNHRGSRSRSSSRQTYSCERKRKKISRCRLEGSPSRSREGSRHRESRSRSRKERKRCSQSLTKSTIEDDLMGIRDETMRIEKEREEIENRKIRFMKSMRKEDGGYLSPNSIIPGQSNLEDVVAFVDQKRRDKMDKLKKNYS; encoded by the exons ATGAACGAGGAGCTCTTTAGTAAGGCCGTTAAACATCACGGACACCGACTGCTGTCTTTTCTTGAGGGACATCCCATTCTTTCAAGCTTAGGAAATGTGAAGGATATGCCTTTTGAAGCAGGTAGAAGCAAGACGCTCTCGACTGCAGAAATAGGAAGGAACTTGTGTTTGAATGAATTTATTGCTCAAAACACGACTGCTCTTTTCTCGACGCAAAATTCGTGTATTGCCTCCAGCGTGTCCCCTAGGGGATTCTTCAGAGATCCTAACTTGGTTGGAATCACTCCACCCTTAGAAGCCTACCTCGACACTCCTTCAGAGAATCgtctcaataaattttttgatagcgTTGCAAACCACGATCTACTTCTTTGTAGAATTCGATCAAGGAGAAGCACTGAACTCTTGTTATATGTAGAATCCTTTGCCTTGGGGAATAAATCCCGCGTTCTCCATGATTTATTCATCAAAGCCTACTGCCCTGTACAAGAAATACCTTCTGGTTTCAATGACTTTGGATCAGCCTTGCTCCTTGTTTATGTTATAgaagtaaatcataaaaattcTTCCTTAACGGTTGGAATGAATCCACCCCCAGAATTATTTAATGGTATACGCTTTGGCAGTATAGAACCTTCCTCTGATTTAAATATAGTCCACAGAATAACTCTTCAAGATCAAAACGGTCATCCATCTTCCTATAAGTCAATATTAGAGCAAAGCTCTGGATTTAAAAACCCTTCTAATGTAGAATACTTGGCCAATGAACTAGGACTATCATCTAAAACTTCTTCTTTGTTACCTAGTTTAAGACATAAgtacaatgataatttttatgcCAAAGCTTTAAGGGCAAGACAAGCTCATCGTTGGGCCTTTAAAAGCGTTGAATCTGGAATTAGATATCTAAAATCTGGAAATAACATTGAAGCCTTTCAGTGTTTGAATCAAGCCATCAATATTGATCCACAAAATGTAGAAGGATTGGTGGCTCGAGGGGCACTATTTGCGAATCTGGGTAAGTACGAAAAAGCTGTCgttgattttgaaaaagctCTCATTGAAGatccttttcataaaaatgcaAAACAATATATGTGTGAGACTCTCATGGCAATAGGAAAGAATCAAGAGACTAAGAATAAAAGCGAAGAGGCCattcaaacatataaaaaagtccttaattactaTCCAAACCATTCATATGCATCTAACTCCATCAGTTCATTGCAGAATTCTCCTAATACTAGAAAAGATAATCCAGTCCCATCCAGTAGTCAAGTTCCTATGTCCAGTagttatcaaacaaaaacaaaatctgTGTCAGATGAAGAATATGAACGCAAGGTCACGTCATTTCTCGAGCGAACTCAGTGTAAGGATAAAAAGCAAAGCTCTCGATCtaattcgaaaaaatattattctgaaaTAGAGCCTTCACCCATGTCAAAAGTATCATCGAGCTTAAAATCACCAACTAGTACATATTCAATATCTAATAGACATAATGATGATTCAAGTGACTCAAACTCTCCTTCACCTCCACAAAAAAAAGGTCCCTTAATAAAAAGATTCAATTCTATGGGAGACGATAGTTTCAATAGCATCAGAG ATAGGTATTTGACGGAAGAGCGAATATCTCAAAATGCGGATGCCTCATTTTTGaccaaagaaaaaacaagaaaccTCACTGTATATG AGTCAGATTCATCTAGTTCCAGAGTTCGCTCACGAAGCAGGTCTGGAAGCTCGTCAAG GAGCCGTTACTCTACATCCAGAAAAAGAAATCATCGGGGAAGTAGAAGTCGTTCTTCAAGTCGTCAAACGTACAGCTGTGAacggaagagaaaaaaaataagtcgtTGTCGATTGGAAGGTAGTCCTTCTAGGTCTAGAGAGGGAAGTCGTCACAGGGAAAGCAGAAGTCGCTCTAGAAAGGAACGTAAACGATGTAGTCAATCCCTTACAAAAAGTACCATAGAAGATGACTTGATGG GTATAAGAGACGAAACAATGCGGATAGAAAAGGAAAGAGAGGagatagaaaatagaaaaattcgCTTCATGAAATCCATGAGGAAGGAAGATGGTGGATATCTTAGTCCAAATAGTATAATTCCTGGACAGTCTAACTTAGAAGATGTCGTCGCATTTGTGGATCAAAAGAGAAGAGACAAGATGGATAAATTGAAGAAGAACTACTCGTAG
- the LOC121128687 gene encoding tetratricopeptide repeat protein 14 isoform X2, with protein MEVMNEELFSKAVKHHGHRLLSFLEGHPILSSLGNVKDMPFEAGRSKTLSTAEIGRNLCLNEFIAQNTTALFSTQNSCIASSVSPRGFFRDPNLVGITPPLEAYLDTPSENRLNKFFDSVANHDLLLCRIRSRRSTELLLYVESFALGNKSRVLHDLFIKAYCPVQEIPSGFNDFGSALLLVYVIEVNHKNSSLTVGMNPPPELFNGIRFGSIEPSSDLNIVHRITLQDQNGHPSSYKSILEQSSGFKNPSNVEYLANELGLSSKTSSLLPSLRHKYNDNFYAKALRARQAHRWAFKSVESGIRYLKSGNNIEAFQCLNQAINIDPQNVEGLVARGALFANLGKYEKAVVDFEKALIEDPFHKNAKQYMCETLMAIGKNQETKNKSEEAIQTYKKVLNYYPNHSYASNSISSLQNSPNTRKDNPVPSSSQVPMSSSYQTKTKSVSDEEYERKVTSFLERTQCKDKKQSSRSNSKKYYSEIEPSPMSKVSSSLKSPTSTYSISNRHNDDSSDSNSPSPPQKKGPLIKRFNSMGDDSFNSIRDRYLTEERISQNADASFLTKEKTRNLTVYESDSSSSRVRSRSRSGSSSRSRYSTSRKRNHRGSRSRSSSRQTYSCERKRKKISRCRLEGSPSRSREGSRHRESRSRSRKERKRCSQSLTKSTIEDDLMGIRDETMRIEKEREEIENRKIRFMKSMRKEDGGYLSPNSIIPGQSNLEDVVAFVDQKRRDKMDKLKKNYS; from the exons ATGGAGGTTATGAACGAGGAGCTCTTTAGTAAGGCCGTTAAACATCACGGACACCGACTGCTGTCTTTTCTTGAGGGACATCCCATTCTTTCAAGCTTAGGAAATGTGAAGGATATGCCTTTTGAAGCAGGTAGAAGCAAGACGCTCTCGACTGCAGAAATAGGAAGGAACTTGTGTTTGAATGAATTTATTGCTCAAAACACGACTGCTCTTTTCTCGACGCAAAATTCGTGTATTGCCTCCAGCGTGTCCCCTAGGGGATTCTTCAGAGATCCTAACTTGGTTGGAATCACTCCACCCTTAGAAGCCTACCTCGACACTCCTTCAGAGAATCgtctcaataaattttttgatagcgTTGCAAACCACGATCTACTTCTTTGTAGAATTCGATCAAGGAGAAGCACTGAACTCTTGTTATATGTAGAATCCTTTGCCTTGGGGAATAAATCCCGCGTTCTCCATGATTTATTCATCAAAGCCTACTGCCCTGTACAAGAAATACCTTCTGGTTTCAATGACTTTGGATCAGCCTTGCTCCTTGTTTATGTTATAgaagtaaatcataaaaattcTTCCTTAACGGTTGGAATGAATCCACCCCCAGAATTATTTAATGGTATACGCTTTGGCAGTATAGAACCTTCCTCTGATTTAAATATAGTCCACAGAATAACTCTTCAAGATCAAAACGGTCATCCATCTTCCTATAAGTCAATATTAGAGCAAAGCTCTGGATTTAAAAACCCTTCTAATGTAGAATACTTGGCCAATGAACTAGGACTATCATCTAAAACTTCTTCTTTGTTACCTAGTTTAAGACATAAgtacaatgataatttttatgcCAAAGCTTTAAGGGCAAGACAAGCTCATCGTTGGGCCTTTAAAAGCGTTGAATCTGGAATTAGATATCTAAAATCTGGAAATAACATTGAAGCCTTTCAGTGTTTGAATCAAGCCATCAATATTGATCCACAAAATGTAGAAGGATTGGTGGCTCGAGGGGCACTATTTGCGAATCTGGGTAAGTACGAAAAAGCTGTCgttgattttgaaaaagctCTCATTGAAGatccttttcataaaaatgcaAAACAATATATGTGTGAGACTCTCATGGCAATAGGAAAGAATCAAGAGACTAAGAATAAAAGCGAAGAGGCCattcaaacatataaaaaagtccttaattactaTCCAAACCATTCATATGCATCTAACTCCATCAGTTCATTGCAGAATTCTCCTAATACTAGAAAAGATAATCCAGTCCCATCCAGTAGTCAAGTTCCTATGTCCAGTagttatcaaacaaaaacaaaatctgTGTCAGATGAAGAATATGAACGCAAGGTCACGTCATTTCTCGAGCGAACTCAGTGTAAGGATAAAAAGCAAAGCTCTCGATCtaattcgaaaaaatattattctgaaaTAGAGCCTTCACCCATGTCAAAAGTATCATCGAGCTTAAAATCACCAACTAGTACATATTCAATATCTAATAGACATAATGATGATTCAAGTGACTCAAACTCTCCTTCACCTCCACAAAAAAAAGGTCCCTTAATAAAAAGATTCAATTCTATGGGAGACGATAGTTTCAATAGCATCAGAG ATAGGTATTTGACGGAAGAGCGAATATCTCAAAATGCGGATGCCTCATTTTTGaccaaagaaaaaacaagaaaccTCACTGTATATG AGTCAGATTCATCTAGTTCCAGAGTTCGCTCACGAAGCAGGTCTGGAAGCTCGTCAAG GAGCCGTTACTCTACATCCAGAAAAAGAAATCATCGGGGAAGTAGAAGTCGTTCTTCAAGTCGTCAAACGTACAGCTGTGAacggaagagaaaaaaaataagtcgtTGTCGATTGGAAGGTAGTCCTTCTAGGTCTAGAGAGGGAAGTCGTCACAGGGAAAGCAGAAGTCGCTCTAGAAAGGAACGTAAACGATGTAGTCAATCCCTTACAAAAAGTACCATAGAAGATGACTTGATGG GTATAAGAGACGAAACAATGCGGATAGAAAAGGAAAGAGAGGagatagaaaatagaaaaattcgCTTCATGAAATCCATGAGGAAGGAAGATGGTGGATATCTTAGTCCAAATAGTATAATTCCTGGACAGTCTAACTTAGAAGATGTCGTCGCATTTGTGGATCAAAAGAGAAGAGACAAGATGGATAAATTGAAGAAGAACTACTCGTAG